A segment of the Amycolatopsis thermophila genome:
GACCTGGACCAGCGCCTGCATGCCACCGAGGCCCAGGCCCTGAACCGCGCGGAACGCGATCAGCTCGGGCATGGACTGCGAGATGCCGCCGAGCACCGAGCCGAGCGTGAAGATCACGATCGACAGCTGGTACAGCATCTTCTTGCTGAACAGGTCCGACAGCTTCCCCCAGATCGGGGTGCTCGCCGTGGACGCCAACAGGGTGGCGGTGACCACCCACGTGTACTGACTCTGCGAGCCGTTGAGGTCGGCCAGGATCGTCGGGAGTGCGTTCGAGACGATCGTGGACGACAGCATGGCGACCAGCAGCGCCAGAAGGAGGCCGATGAAGGCGCGCCCGACCTGGCGCGGCGTCATCGCCTCCTGGTTCGCTGTCGTGCTCACTTCGGGGATCACTTCCTCTTCTCCGCCGGTTCCGGCGGGCAGGTGACCGGCGCTTGCCCGAGGGCCTCGCGCAGTCCTTCGTTCATCAGGGTCAGCCGGGCGGTGAGCGACTCGATCTCGTCGTCGGTCCAGTCCGCCAGTGCGCGTTGCATGAAGGCGACGTGCAGCTCGCGCCAGCGTTCGAGCTCGGCGCGGCCCGCGTCGGACAGGCTGATCAGGCTGGCGCGCCCGTCCTCGGGCGCGGGCCTGCGGCTGACGAGGCCGGCGGCGGTCAGCTG
Coding sequences within it:
- a CDS encoding MarR family winged helix-turn-helix transcriptional regulator — translated: MGDCDEKAVELMRELRTAGQLQHAWINQSWQREHDGLHPAAAMLLSDLNVHGESRPSDMAKRKMVDVSVISRQIAQLTAAGLVSRRPAPEDGRASLISLSDAGRAELERWRELHVAFMQRALADWTDDEIESLTARLTLMNEGLREALGQAPVTCPPEPAEKRK